A stretch of the Elephas maximus indicus isolate mEleMax1 chromosome 3, mEleMax1 primary haplotype, whole genome shotgun sequence genome encodes the following:
- the LOC126070994 gene encoding serine/threonine-protein kinase MARK2-like, with translation MLQSHLAFSAVEETHVGRYHLLRTIGKGASAKVKLAQHIITGQEVAIKIIDKIQHTSSDLHRLYREIEIMKDLHHPNIVKLFEVIENEHALYIVMEYASGRDLFYHLVNHGFMSEKEAQTKFQQIVSAVKYCHDKSIVHRDLKTENLLLDKRMNIKLADFGLGTEFTPGSKLDTFCGTPPYSAPELLQGEKYDGPPVDVWSLGVILYFMVTGSLPFRGKTLTKLREQVLQGQYHVPFHMSSQCQHLLSKIFIRDPRKRATLEDILAHPWMKVSHEEKQKLYVQPLPDYDNHWHTEVTVNTGYVQEDIHDSLLNHNYNDANATYLILRHDTYEIDSHTSTLEPQAEAHCTDSHTPSSSHEVPPTVCPKPKQRSYTEPTIPTFGYYIRDALNTLSEGGMGTSMVSTSPSFSLALAHLRQQSTTAWAQPNQDSDLYAKGRNSEVPQPITPPQCVSVPSSSAYTINESAGAPEKTSFTQGMSNLSSANEEHVLELPDQPSLPQTVSLASSSEEQVHELPDQPSLPQTVSPASSSVSSQGWKRATGRFFKLMRRCLCFTYDKKDHKASDSKAAQMIKPQQAKPRSLKFTWRMKITSSLEPDEMLQEICQVLDANGCDWDLTHKYTLLCMNGTPGQQDFTQWRMEVCTLPRRTLNGVKVKRISGTSEAFNNIVSKITSDLAL, from the coding sequence ATGCTGCAGAGCCACTTAGCCTTCTCTGCTGTGGAGGAAACTCATGTGGGACGCTACCACCTCCTCAGAACCATCGGCAAGGGGGCATCTGCCAAGGTCAAGCTGGCCCAGCACATCATCACCGGCCAAGAGGTAGCCATTAAAATAATTGACAAGATCCAGCACACGTCCTCCGACCTCCACAGACTATACAGAGAGATAGAAATTATGAAGGATCTCCATCATCCAAATATTGTAAAGCTGTTTGAAGTCATAGAGAATGAGCACGCCCTCTATATAGTGATGGAGTATGCAAGTGGAAGGGACCTCTTTTACCACCTAGTGAATCATGGCTTCATGAGCGAAAAAGAGGCCCAAACGAAATTCCAACAAATAGTGTCAGCGGTGAAGTACTGCCACGACAAGAGTATTGTTCATAGGgatctgaaaacagaaaacctaCTATTGGACAAGCGAATGAACATCAAACTTGCAGACTTTGGTTTAGGAACTGAATTCACCCCAGGGAGCAAGCTGGATACCTTCTGTGGCACTCCCCCTTATTCTGCCCCAGAACTCcttcagggagaaaagtatgacggacccccagtggatgtgtggagcctgggagtcatcctaTACTTCATGGTAACTGGATCTCTGCCTTTTCGTGGGAAGACCTTGACGAAGCTGCGAGAGCAGGTGCTGCAGGGACAATATCACGTTCCCTTCCACATGTCTAGCCAGTGTCAACACCTGCTCAGTAAAATTTTCATTCGTGACCCAAGAAAGAGAGCCACGTTAGAGGACATCCTAGCACATCCATGGATGAAGGTGagccatgaagaaaaacaaaagctctaTGTGCAGCCACTCCCAGACTACGATAACCACTGGCACACTGAGGTGACGGTGAACACAGGTTACGTGCAGGAAGACATTCATGACTCACTGTTGAACCACAATTACAATGATGCGAACGCCACCTATCTGATCCTGCGTCACGACACATATGAGATTGACAGCCACACCAGCACCCTGGAACCCCAGGCTGAAGCCCATTGCACCGATAGCCACACTCCTTCCTCATCCCATGAAGTGCCTCCTACCGTCTGTCCTAAACCCAAACAGCGTAGTTACACCGAGCCCACCATTCCCACCTTTGGTTACTACATCCGCGATGCTTTGAACACTCTCTCTGAGGGAGGGATGGGGACCTCCATGGTGTCTACTTCTCCATCAttctccctggccctggcccaCCTGCGGCAGCAATCTACCACAGCCTGGGCACAGCCCAACCAGGACTCTGACCTGTATGCCAAGGGGAGAAACAGTGAGGTGCCACAGCCCATCACACCACCCCAGTGTGTTTCTGTGCCTTCCTCCTCAGCCTACACCATCAACGAGAGTGCCGGGGCCCCGGAGAAAACCAGTTTTACCCAGGGAATGTCAAATCTAAGCTCCGCAAATGAGGAGCACGTGCTTGAGTTAcctgaccagccgagtttgcccCAGACTGTGAGTCTAGCCTCTTCCTCTGAGGAGCAGGTGCATGAGTTAcctgaccagccgagtttgcccCAGACTGTGAGTCCAGCCTCTTCCTCTGTCAGCAGCCAGGGCTGGAAGCGGGCCACTGGGAGGTTCTTTAAGCTCATGAGAAGATGCCTTTGTTTTACAtatgacaaaaaggaccacaaagCATCAGACAGCAAAGCTGCACAAATGATCAAACCTCAACAGGCCAAACCACGCTCTCTCAAATTTACCTGGAGGATGAAGATCACCAGTTCCTTGGAGCCCGACGAGATGCTGCAGGAGATCTGTCAAGTGTTGGATGCCAATGGCTGTGACTGGGAtctcacacacaaatacacactgcTGTGTATGAATGGCACACCAGGACAACAGGACTTCACTCAGTGGAGGATGGAGGTGTGCACCCTGCCTCGGAGGACTCTCAATGGggtaaaagtgaagagaatttcaggGACCTCTGAGGCCTTCAATAACATTGTCTCAAAAATCACCAGTGACCTTGCACTTTAA